TACTTCTCCTCCGGTTGTTATGTAACCGACCACGTTGCTTCTTTGACCTCCTATTTTATGTGGACCATACAAGCATGTGTTTGGTTCCATATTAGCTATTCGTCAgagagattttggatacttatacaaaatcaaggaatgtaaataatatcttctgacTAGCCTATTTGGATGAGATCTTGggttgtgacaaatggtattagagcgaaCCTAGTCTATGGcccatgtggactaggagatacTGCAACATGGACTCATGGAGACCGACCACAGACTGATTGTGGTATTTGTGAATAAATTTTAATGGATTTAGACtcttagcctgatgaggacaTCAAAGTTTAAATAGAAACAATATGTGAGGACCTATGCCAGCGTGTGTGGGActaatttgaatggatttagacCCCCTAGCCTGATGAGGACGTCAGAGTTTGAATTGGAAAAATATGTGAGGACCTATgcaagcgtgtgtttagttcacTACAGGAAAACTCATCTTTTCCGACGTTTTTTCTaaactttaccgacgcttataagcgttggcTAAAGTTCCGGCAACGCTAATTAAAGCATCGCaaaagcgtcggcgataccggagtggcaaaagtttttgccCACGCTATATGAAAGCGTTGGCAAAAACAGGAATTTACCGATGCTTTATAGGCGTCGGCAAATCCCTAttcctacaaaaaaaaatatactctATTctaacgcttataagcgtcgttgtaaataatttttttaaaaaaatatttataaatctcTGGGGGCCTTGAGGATGGCTTATAAGCCCTGATCATTCGGAGGcgacgaagaagaagaggaagaggcaaCCTAGCTTACAAATATACTCTATTCCATTTCCAATACCCGGTCATCTCTGGCATCTAGTAAACCGAAATCTTATATTCACATATTAATCCTAAGGAAAAATAAACGCATGCCAACCTAGCTTAAAAAGATTTAAATAAATAGCCATACCTAGCCCAGGAGCTCCAGATCTCTCTTCCCGCTATCCACAGGCATCactgcaaaagagagagagagaaaaaaattcaaTCAAAGTTTGTTCTCTGAAACTATATCATTtatctaaaaaaaagaaaaaaatgaagaacggaaagagaaaagaagatgaaaaagaataaaaaaaggaacaaaaagaataaaaaaagcaaagaaatgaagataaataacaaggggaggaaaaaaattagaaaggaaAGATGGAGAAACGCTCCGGCACcatggagaaatatgaaaacccCTTCGGTCGATGGAGCTATCGTCGACGGCAAGGACGTGCAGCTCTCCGCCGGTGCTCATAACCCTCTCTCTGTCGCCATCCAGTGTTCTCCTCCATCGCCATCCCCTCTCCGCCGGATCGAAACCCTAAAACGAAGTAGAAATATAAATAGAGGGaggggagtgagagagagagagagagagagagagaggaggaggaggagagaagaaaaggacCGTCACTTTTCTTTGGGGTTGGAGCATCTCCTCCACCTATTTGAAGCTGGACCATGGCCATGGCTCTGGATCAGGGATTAGGGATAAGGAGGGCGGCAGGTAGCAGGCGGCTGGAGGGGTTAGGGATCGGGAGGGGGCTTTGTATATGTGGGTGGGGTGGGTGAAATGAGAAGCGTCGTGGGACTCCGACGacacttttaagcgtcgtctaaTCCTCCCATCTCAGATCTACCATTGTGaccgccgacgcttttaaattACTAACATTTTAAGAAGCGTCGGCGTATATGCGTTGGCGTTTCTCCTTTTTCCTATAGTAgttccacatcagttattttgaacacctatgcaaaatttttaggtGAGGTTTGAGGTTGGGACATCTTTTCTCTATCAACGTGACTTCCTGCTTGGGGCATCATTTCTCTATCAACGTGACTTCCTGCTTGGGGCATCTTTGTTGGATGGAGCAGCTCTTCTCTCAATCTCATTAGAAGTCTGGAGTGGTGAGTTTTCCGCAACCTCTCTACCAACTCATCTCAGATTTACCAACTCATCTCAGATTTTGTGTGAATGGTCCTTTTGATCGAACGAAGGAAGCAACGCTTCTAGGACAAATTCAAAGGGACCTTGGCTCAGGAGGGTTTGTactttattaaaataataaaatataaaataacataaataagGCTTCAAGGTTTCTagtttattaaaataataaaatataaaataacataaatagGGCTTCAATCTAGATTAGTGACACCAACCTTCAAGTAATTCTAGCCGCTAAACTAAGAGAAATTATATCTTACACCATATACCGCACGTAGCGGTGTACCCACCAATCACCTAATTTCGTTTCTATAGAACTAAAATAAGGGCATTGGCGTGGTTTAGAGTATAATTTCttgtaaactttttttttatttttctttttggatctTACACCCTTACATGGGCTGGGCCTGGGCACGAGCATGGCATCGTCGGGCAAAGCCCAACAAACAAAACAAATGCGGAAAATAAGAGATAGATGGAGAGACAAGTGGCTAAAACAGAGTCTGGAGTCTGGACTAGAAAAAGAGCTTTCACATTCTTGGTTTCTTAACCTTAAAAACAATCGAATAAATATAGAAAACAGAAAAGAATCCAGTTGGCAGTGGCCCGGAAATGGGAACCCGGCCGACTCGctgccctcctcctccctctcggACGACGACAAGCGGCTGCGCCCACACGGCCGCCGAGTGCGCCGCCGCCTCCTGCGTGCTGTGCCTCTGCTGCCCGCTATCGGTCCTCTGGTGCTGCGTCAAGCTCCCCCTCAAGCTCGCCTTCCAAGCCGCCCGCCGCCTCTCCCACTCCTCCGCCTGCtgccgcggcggcggcggaggaggaggacccgGCCACCGcctcgcctcctcctcctcctccttctccgacATCGATTTCGACGCCGATCAGCCGCTGCCTGAACGACGATCCGGATGCCCGAGGGTTAATCTCTCCTCGCGGCGGAGGAGGAACTCCTCGTCGAAATCCTAAGCCGTTGGGGTTCTTTTCTTTCCCCCGCTTGGGTTATTCcgcccttctttcttcttattttctgATTGTAACTGTGATCTGATGATACCatatcaaaactattttttcttcTAACAAAACATGCCTCAATTTCATTATCAGGTCTTTTAATGATCAATGTTATAAATTTCTTGGTTGATCGATTATAACTTCGACAAAATTCTCATATTTAAATGGAGAATAAATGGGGGAAAAGAATATTAGTATTTTTATCCGTCAAGGTTTGGGAGGATGCTGCCTGGAAGAGAAGAATAATCCTATGGAGAACtctttataaatatttctatGAATTGTTCGTTCAGTTTTTcctttcctccttttctttttttctctctctcttaatttcTTTGTTTAAGGAGAAAGGAAGGGTCCAGCTAATGaaatcatgaaaaatatttGAACAAACAGCCCTTCCAGGATCTGAATCAGACCCCCTCTATTGGTTGCTGCGACCGTTAGGCTACTGCCCACTCCAAAGAGTTTGGAATGTCTTCTCCTTGATTTAAAAGAAACGAGGTACAAGGCCTGTGCAGTTTTAGAGCTCTAGATATAGAAAGGTAGGCTTTCTCCAACTCCTTTATCTTAGACTAGACTTCAAGATACATTGAGGCCAAAACGGACTTCAAAACCTTGGGGGATTTAGACTCTCTTCTAGATAGCAGCCCCTATTGGGCCCTCCTTCTACCAGAAAATATTCGATGCAGGCTGCAAGTTTTCGTGTACCCTTTCCGACCCGTGGGTTACCCCACATGTGAGTATGCCACCTCAGTACCAGCTGGACCAGATGGCGCTCCCAACGAGCGCATCCAGACGAGGGGCATCTGGTTCTTAcgtttaatcgacgcccgcgcattTCGAACCTACACTACTTCGGAAGAAACAAAGCCCTGTTTCAACTATGCTACCACCACGGTGGCTCTAGATGATTTCGATTTCAGTCATGAGTCGAATGCATTGAGAAACATGACCATTATGATTTCCATTCCAATTCCGGCTCTAGTTTCGAACCAAATGTACTTTTAGAATAAAGTAACATCGTATTCACATATTGGGTTTGTAAATTGTTACTCAGACTCAAATTTAAAATTGACCACTACTTTCAGCCTGACCTAGTAGATtgcaaataatttaaaataaattatatgttAAATCGAAAAATATGAATAGAACACGAATTTGAAGAGATCTCCCCATTATTATTGCCTTCATGTGTGAGGAGAGCGAAAAAGCACTTGGACAGTCATGACACCGATCATTTGATCAACTATGAAAAGTGCACGTCTCACTGTAAGACATTGAATCAGAGATGTTTGCAGAAAGTCATCAAACGAAATGTTTAAATTAGGCAACTGCCGCATTAGTGCAAAGCTAAATTTGTGTTTACTGTTATTTGGCTTCAAGTTGGGATGAAGAAAATCACAATAATCGAATGTAATTTCTTATCTCTAAGCAATTGGCACCACCTGCATCTCAATAAGATTTTGGACATGGTATCCCAGTAGTAAAATCCGCGATGCCACACGATCGTCCGACGGACACGAACCAACAATATATAAGTTGTGGAATAAGCTGTTGTGATTCACTAAAATGAGAATTCGCAATTTCATGTTCACAAAATTTTAAGGGCACCAAATTTTCTCATCCAGGATAATTGTGAGTTCCAGTCGACTGAGATGCCGGGCATCTAGTGTTATTCAGGATTAGTAAGGCTCCAAGCAAAATACATGGCACCAGTTCTTTGGATATGGCAGCCTAAGAAACCAAGCCACAACATACACCAACCTCTTGAACGGTCACAAGATGAGGAACAAAATTGTGTTTGTGATCTTTGAAACAGATCGATACACAAATGCTTGGGTTACCAGCGGCTAGCAAAGGTATAACGATTTAATGTACAGTAGAGTCTACGATATACCAGCAAGCTAATGTTGGTGTGGTCGCTCCTCATGCGGAACCCCcctcatttaaatttaaaataataaaaaaagataagaagaaaacCACCTGTTTTGGTGAGCGGAATTGAAAAGAAAACCGGAGTCGTGGGGCTCCATGGAAacggaagagagaaaaaaaaatagagaagaaaagaaatagaaaatatgCTACTTTGTCGGATAATTGGATGGTTGATTGTATCCTAAATTGACTGAAATTTCAGTATGTTGTTTCCAAACGGTTTGGATCTTTGAAAAGCCTTCTTTATttatacaaagaaaaaaaaaccttctTTATTTGTACACAAAAAAGCCTTATTTATTGATTATTTCAAGTATTAACACTTGGTGAAATTTATTCTCTATTTTGTTATTTATGGTTGAAATCCGCCTTATTGGTGATgaatgtttttgttgtggaagccAAGATTAAATGTTGTTAATGTTTGTGCAGCCTTTAGTTGAACTAGAGAGGATCTATTATAATCTCATTATTTTAAATAGTGAAAGTTTTTTGTTGGACTAGgtcccataattttttttttcctttacatAGAAGGGTTTTCTACGTTAAAAAATTGTGTTGCCTCTTATGTGTagattgcttgattatttttGCCTATTAATTGCTTGAGTAGATTGTAGAGATTATTGTTGCTTGGTGAGTGATATCTTATTTAATTAtacaaagagagaaaaaaagtttGTGACATCATTGTTTTTGGATTGCATTTTGTTCTGACAGCTAATTCACATGACATGAGGCCAAGAGTTACTGGATCTCAGTATAAAATAGAAATTACAATGCCAAAGAACCAATATTTTCCAATGTCAAGGCTTACCATTATAAAATAGAAACTACACAgccaaattaatcacaagaatCATAATATACAACAGGCTTTAAAACACTGCAGCCAAATTATTAATCAGCTGGAATATATTACAAATATGCTCAGCAGTAGtcgacatatttttttttttttggttaaaagcGGCTACTCATTTCATATAACTCTGACGTGAGTACACCCAGCCATATCGCGGGACAGTAAGAGATACAAGGAGGGATGGACGTCCGACACAGACGTCCACTGAAAATCCCCGGAGTGCCGGGCtacaaaggaggcgacccagtctgcagctcTGTTCGCCTCCCTAAACACATGTCCAATCTGAACCTCACCCATCAACCGCACCAACCCACGGGTCTCCCGAACCAGGGGGTGGCCATCTCCAAAACGATCCGCTCCTCGAATCCAGTCAATAACCACAGAAGAGTCACCCTCGAGGCATACCCTCTCCACACCAAGAACATGCCATGCATAGGATATACCCTCCCATGCCGCCTGCAACTCAGCCCCAACCACTGTGAGACCCGGCGTACGCCGCCCTCCTGCTGCTATCATCCTCCCCAGatggtccctgatcacaaatccaaccccTCCAGTCACACCGTCTGCTGACCGACTACCGTCGAAATTTACCTTGAGAAagccagggggtgggggtacccaagaaacaagggcaaaccggggcgctgaaacagcgtgacaagtaccccagatgtccctggctaACCCAAAAGAAAACCCGACGGTAGCCGCAAGAACCTCCCTCGCAGATAGCATCGCTCTGTGTACCACCATCCTCGGAGACGACCTCCTCCCCTCGAAAAGACCGGCATTCCTGTCCAGCCATATGTAATAGGACAGGTATGCCACTACAGTCCCAGCCTCAGCAAATCTGGAGCTCCGCACGGAATCTCTCACCATATGAATCAAGTCCTGCGCAAACACCACCGAGTCGGGTAGTAGGACTGGTGACCTCCGCCAAATCTCTCGGGCTCTAGGACACCGCAGAAGGACATGCTCGATCGTCTCCTCGATATCTGCACACTCCTCACAGCACTGAGAGACCGCCATACCACGCCGAACCAATA
This portion of the Phoenix dactylifera cultivar Barhee BC4 chromosome 11, palm_55x_up_171113_PBpolish2nd_filt_p, whole genome shotgun sequence genome encodes:
- the LOC103709362 gene encoding uncharacterized protein LOC103709362 encodes the protein MGTRPTRCPPPPSRTTTSGCAHTAAECAAASCVLCLCCPLSVLWCCVKLPLKLAFQAARRLSHSSACCRGGGGGGGPGHRLASSSSSFSDIDFDADQPLPERRSGCPRVNLSSRRRRNSSSKS